From a region of the Canis lupus dingo isolate Sandy chromosome 5, ASM325472v2, whole genome shotgun sequence genome:
- the LOC112647631 gene encoding peroxiredoxin-1-like, with product MYSGNAKIGHPVPNFHTMAIMPSGQFKDITPPDYKGKHIVFFFYPLDLTFVRPTETTAFRDRTEEFKKLTKSGHLAHQVIGASVDSHFYHLAWINTPKKEEGLGPMNIPLVSAPRCSIAQDYGILKADEGISFRGLFIVDEKNILWQITVNDLPVSCSMDETLRLV from the exons ATGTACTCAGGAAATGCCAAAATTGGGCATCCTgtccccaacttt CACACTATGGCTATTATGCCAAGTGGCCAGTTCAAAGACATCACACCACCTGACTACAAAGGCAAACacattgtgttctttttttaccCTCTTGATTTAACCTTTGTGCGCCCCACAGAGACCACTGCTTTCAGGGACAGGacagaagaatttaagaaactcaccaagtcggggcacctgg ctcaccAAGTGATTGGTGCTTCTGTGGATTCTCATTTCTATCACTTGGCATGGATCAACACACCCAAGAAAGAAGAAGGACTGGGACCCATGAACATTCCCTTGGTGTCAGCCCCCAGGTGTAGCATCGCTC aggaCTATGGAATCTTAAAGGCTGATGAAGGCATCTCGTTCAGGGGCCTCTTTATTGTTGATGAGAAAAATATCCTTTGGCAGATCACCGTGAATGACCTTCCTGTCAGCTGCTCTATGGATGAGACGCTGAGGCTAGTTTAG